The following proteins come from a genomic window of Anaerobutyricum hallii:
- a CDS encoding threonine/serine ThrE exporter family protein gives MSQSTIRKNHMDVLWHEYTDNNGENIPVTQASLTEKASIIGRVGIMLLSCGTGAWRVRSSMNTLAETMGVTCTADIGLMSIEYTCFDGEEGFTQSLCLTNTGVNTSKLNRLEHFIRNFETEGKTMSGNQLHDFLDSIEEIHGLYSPVALGIAAAIACGGFTFLLGGGLIEMFCAFIGAGLGNFLRCKLTKHHYTLFLGIVLSVSFACLSYAGLLKLGEVFLHLSVRHEAGYICAMLFIIPGFPFITSGIDLAKLDMRSGIERLGYALIIILVATMSAWIMALILHLQPVDFLKISLPLSDWILFRLLASFCGVFGFSIMFNSPVPLAVTAALIGAIANTLRLELVDLINFPPAAAAFIGALTAGLLASLIKNKAGYPRISVTVPSIVIMVPGLYLYRGFYNLGIMSLATSATWFASAILIILALPLGLIFARILTDKTFRYCT, from the coding sequence ATGAGTCAGTCAACAATACGAAAAAATCACATGGATGTTCTCTGGCATGAATATACTGACAATAATGGAGAAAATATTCCGGTCACACAGGCAAGTCTTACAGAAAAGGCTTCTATTATCGGCAGAGTAGGTATCATGCTCTTATCCTGTGGAACCGGTGCATGGCGTGTACGAAGTTCTATGAATACGCTTGCTGAGACGATGGGTGTCACCTGTACAGCGGATATTGGGCTAATGTCAATTGAGTATACCTGTTTTGATGGAGAAGAAGGCTTTACACAATCTCTTTGTTTAACAAATACCGGAGTCAATACTTCAAAGTTAAATCGTTTGGAACATTTTATCCGAAACTTTGAAACAGAAGGAAAGACTATGTCTGGAAATCAACTGCACGATTTTCTTGATAGTATCGAAGAAATTCATGGTCTTTATTCTCCAGTTGCTCTTGGTATTGCTGCTGCTATCGCCTGTGGCGGATTTACTTTTTTGCTTGGCGGCGGACTGATTGAAATGTTCTGCGCTTTTATTGGTGCCGGTCTTGGAAACTTTTTAAGATGCAAATTAACCAAACATCATTATACTTTATTTCTTGGCATTGTTTTATCCGTATCTTTCGCCTGTCTTTCCTATGCTGGACTTTTAAAGCTTGGGGAAGTCTTTCTCCATCTTTCTGTGCGGCATGAAGCCGGATATATCTGTGCCATGTTATTTATCATTCCGGGATTTCCTTTTATCACCAGCGGTATTGACCTTGCAAAACTGGATATGCGTTCCGGTATTGAACGACTCGGTTATGCTCTGATCATTATTTTAGTTGCAACAATGTCTGCCTGGATCATGGCTTTGATTCTCCATCTTCAGCCGGTTGACTTTTTAAAAATCTCATTACCATTATCTGATTGGATCCTGTTCCGGCTTCTTGCAAGTTTTTGCGGTGTATTTGGTTTCTCTATTATGTTCAACAGTCCTGTTCCGCTGGCAGTAACCGCCGCATTGATCGGTGCTATTGCAAATACGCTGCGTCTTGAACTTGTTGATCTGATAAACTTTCCTCCTGCCGCCGCCGCATTTATCGGCGCTTTGACCGCAGGTCTTCTTGCCTCTTTGATAAAAAATAAAGCTGGGTATCCAAGAATCTCTGTCACAGTTCCTTCGATCGTTATTATGGTTCCGGGGCTTTATCTTTACAGAGGATTCTACAACCTTGGTATTATGTCCCTTGCTACTTCCGCAACCTGGTTTGCTTCTGCAATTTTAATCATTCTGGCTCTGCCGCTTGGATTGATCTTTGCCAGAATACTTACCGACAAAACCTTTCGGTATTGTACCTGA
- a CDS encoding DUF4866 domain-containing protein, translated as MQTVLPREEEVEAIFSQILASPDSCKKLMDVFYDAMDDNHLLESDDPKHFSKVLFYAYQNGDVTALLLKLCGKSMFDLLRDAYLIPKKFHGKAGMNPVLLTNPDGELLPTAKKIVSSREYSKFKEIYKNHECAPRSKLYLADGYDIVRSYVGGSEMNITEKKENKRRGIMILYALPDTKKLGLTEAQAYAVVWNTFHNIQKEAPHAIVYYGQETGLKKEQTFDEIGILLPIREFEKKMLHHLSEVDGLVLTCREKMIKKAGVKSLEL; from the coding sequence ATGCAAACTGTTTTACCAAGAGAGGAAGAAGTTGAAGCTATTTTTTCCCAGATTCTTGCTTCTCCGGATTCCTGCAAAAAATTAATGGATGTTTTTTATGATGCAATGGATGATAATCATTTATTAGAATCGGATGATCCGAAACATTTTTCCAAAGTACTCTTTTATGCCTATCAAAACGGTGATGTCACCGCTCTTTTATTAAAACTTTGCGGAAAAAGTATGTTTGATCTTTTAAGAGATGCGTACCTGATTCCTAAAAAATTTCATGGAAAAGCCGGAATGAATCCTGTTCTTTTAACAAATCCTGACGGAGAGCTTTTGCCTACAGCAAAGAAAATCGTTTCCAGTAGAGAGTATAGTAAATTTAAAGAAATTTATAAGAATCATGAATGTGCGCCTCGTTCTAAACTTTATCTTGCCGATGGATATGATATCGTTCGTTCCTATGTTGGCGGCAGCGAGATGAATATTACGGAGAAAAAAGAAAATAAACGACGTGGTATTATGATTCTCTATGCACTTCCTGATACGAAAAAGTTAGGTTTAACTGAAGCACAGGCTTACGCTGTTGTATGGAATACCTTCCATAATATCCAAAAAGAAGCTCCCCATGCAATCGTTTATTACGGACAGGAAACCGGATTAAAGAAAGAACAGACTTTTGATGAAATCGGTATTCTTCTTCCTATTCGTGAATTTGAAAAGAAAATGTTACACCATTTGAGTGAGGTAGACGGACTTGTTTTAACCTGTCGTGAAAAAATGATTAAAAAAGCCGGGGTAAAAAGTCTTGAACTGTAA
- a CDS encoding FGGY-family carbohydrate kinase, with translation MSQYYLGFDAGTQSVKVAVYDENMNCIVSSSAPTTLTYPEPGWVSMDVDEYLALTIKGMKECASLMKEKGLDVTKIKSIMGDGIICGICGVDKDGNAITPYINYLDSRTKDDVDLVNSWDLDIFGKETGNPEANCMFPAMFARWFLKNIEGFKENGAKFIHDAPYVLAHLAGLSAKDMFIDWGTMSGWGLGYKVEEKCWSKEQLDLLGIPEEMMPRIVKPWDIIGHLTEEIAQETGLPAGIPICGGAGDTMQSMIGSGNMKPGQAVDVAGTCSMFCVSTKGIIPELSKKGAGLVFNSGSLPDTYFYWGYIRTGGLALRWFKDNICKKAEDDNYYRVLEEDARKVPAGSDGVLFLPYLTGGINDIPDAVGCFLNMTMDTDQATLWHAVLEAIGYDYMEITDLYRSAGIDLSRITITEGGSRDNMWNQMKADMLDSRTVTLENAAGAVMTNCMFGAYAVGDVDNITEALSGNIHLKNVFEPSRENVEFYRKQYEKKTHLVKNTMKEAFEILKELR, from the coding sequence ATGAGTCAGTATTATCTTGGATTTGATGCAGGAACGCAGAGTGTAAAAGTAGCGGTATATGATGAGAATATGAATTGTATCGTATCCTCTTCCGCACCAACAACATTAACTTATCCGGAGCCGGGATGGGTAAGTATGGACGTGGATGAGTATCTGGCACTCACGATTAAAGGAATGAAGGAATGTGCTTCTTTGATGAAGGAAAAAGGACTGGATGTGACAAAGATTAAGTCGATTATGGGAGATGGTATTATCTGTGGTATCTGCGGTGTAGATAAAGACGGTAATGCGATCACACCATATATTAATTATCTTGATTCACGTACAAAGGATGATGTAGATCTCGTAAATAGCTGGGATTTAGACATTTTTGGAAAAGAAACAGGTAATCCGGAAGCAAACTGTATGTTCCCTGCCATGTTTGCCCGCTGGTTTTTAAAGAATATAGAAGGATTTAAAGAAAACGGCGCGAAGTTTATTCATGATGCCCCTTATGTACTGGCACATCTTGCAGGTCTTTCTGCAAAAGATATGTTTATTGACTGGGGAACAATGTCTGGATGGGGACTTGGATATAAAGTAGAAGAGAAATGCTGGTCGAAAGAACAGCTTGATCTTCTTGGTATTCCGGAAGAAATGATGCCACGAATCGTAAAGCCATGGGATATCATCGGACATTTAACAGAAGAAATTGCACAGGAAACAGGACTTCCGGCAGGAATTCCTATTTGTGGAGGTGCAGGAGATACTATGCAGTCCATGATCGGAAGTGGAAATATGAAGCCGGGACAGGCCGTTGATGTTGCGGGAACCTGTTCGATGTTCTGTGTATCCACAAAGGGAATTATACCGGAATTAAGCAAGAAAGGAGCCGGTCTTGTATTTAACAGCGGTTCTCTTCCAGATACGTATTTTTACTGGGGCTATATCCGTACCGGCGGTCTTGCATTACGCTGGTTCAAGGATAATATCTGTAAAAAGGCAGAAGACGATAATTATTATCGAGTATTAGAAGAAGATGCCAGAAAAGTTCCGGCAGGTTCAGATGGTGTACTTTTCCTTCCATATCTGACAGGTGGAATCAATGATATTCCGGATGCGGTAGGATGCTTCTTAAACATGACAATGGATACAGATCAGGCGACCTTATGGCATGCTGTTTTAGAAGCGATTGGTTATGATTACATGGAAATCACAGATCTGTATCGTTCTGCGGGAATTGACTTAAGCCGCATCACGATCACAGAAGGCGGAAGTCGTGATAATATGTGGAACCAGATGAAAGCAGATATGTTAGACAGTCGTACAGTCACATTAGAGAATGCGGCCGGTGCCGTTATGACAAACTGTATGTTTGGTGCCTATGCAGTAGGAGATGTAGACAATATCACCGAAGCTTTATCAGGGAATATTCACCTGAAAAATGTATTTGAACCTTCCAGGGAAAATGTAGAATTTTACCGTAAACAATATGAGAAAAAAACACACCTCGTGAAAAATACCATGAAGGAAGCTTTCGAAATCCTCAAGGAGCTGAGATAG
- a CDS encoding translation factor GTPase family protein, which translates to MGILAHVDAGKTTLSESMLYLSGTVRKLGRVDHKDAFLDTYALERDRGITIFSKQAVFSLGNKKVNLLDTPGHVDFSAEMERTLQVLDYAVLVISGADGIQGHTETLWKLLKLYDIPTFIFINKMDQQGTDKAALLSELKERLDEGCIAFDQEESTETLEELAMTDEKVLDYFMEHESVRKEDICRLIKERRVFPCYFGSALKLEGVQELLYGFERYMEPYTGTEEFGAKVFKISRDDKGERLTFLKVTGGKLVVKMPVNLVDKEEKVNQIRIYSGAKYETVSEVESGGVCAVTGLVSSYIGQGFGVEKGTAAPFLEPVLTYQMILPDGADTTKVLRELKQLEEEEPLLNIVWNPALEEIHVQLMGEVQTEILKTMIAERFHLDVEFGTGKIVYKETIKNPVVGVGHYEPLRHYAEVHLKMEPLEAGGGLVFDADCSEDVLDRNWQRLILTHLQEREHPGVLTGSPITDMKITIVAGRAHLKHTEGGDFRQATYRAVRQGLKSAESILLEPWYSFVLEVPSDQVGRAMSDIGQMNGSFEGPEAEDKQGMVRLTGTAPASEMRDYQREVWTYTKGRGRITFTLKGYEPCHNAEEVIEQIGYDSERDIDNPTGSVFCAHGAGFLVKWDEVPEYMHIKEDFLSEGSDEISEEEQTITGNTHFGNSSYSSGYGDDPELLAIMEREFGSKQKERDRYSGYRKQTVSAPMPRKTVIKDTEPKKEYLLVDGYNVIFAWEELNELAKASIDAARNKLMDILSNYQGFTGCTLILVFDAYKVKGSQGEVQKYHNIYVVYTKEAETADQYIEKTTHEIGRKYKVTVATSDALEQVIVMGQGAYRISARDFYEEVERTEKQIREINGQQHGEKRNYLLDYAKEEDAKHMEEVRLGKKLEKLDKTTVSDPE; encoded by the coding sequence ATGGGAATACTGGCGCATGTAGATGCCGGAAAGACAACATTATCGGAAAGTATGTTGTATTTATCAGGAACGGTACGTAAGCTTGGACGAGTGGATCACAAAGATGCTTTTCTTGATACGTATGCATTAGAGAGAGACAGAGGAATTACGATTTTTTCAAAACAGGCTGTTTTTTCACTAGGAAATAAAAAAGTGAACCTTTTAGATACACCGGGACATGTTGATTTTTCTGCGGAAATGGAACGAACACTGCAAGTTCTTGATTATGCGGTACTTGTTATCAGCGGGGCAGATGGTATACAGGGACATACAGAAACTTTATGGAAACTGTTAAAGCTTTATGATATCCCTACATTTATTTTTATTAATAAGATGGATCAGCAGGGAACAGATAAAGCGGCACTGCTTTCAGAATTAAAGGAACGTCTTGATGAAGGATGCATTGCTTTTGATCAGGAAGAGAGTACAGAAACCCTGGAAGAACTGGCAATGACCGATGAAAAGGTACTGGACTATTTTATGGAGCATGAAAGTGTCCGGAAGGAAGATATTTGTCGCTTGATAAAGGAAAGAAGAGTATTTCCATGTTATTTTGGTTCAGCATTAAAGTTAGAAGGAGTACAGGAACTTCTTTATGGGTTTGAACGGTATATGGAGCCATATACGGGAACAGAAGAATTCGGAGCGAAAGTATTTAAGATTTCGAGAGATGATAAGGGAGAACGTCTCACATTCTTAAAAGTAACTGGTGGAAAGCTTGTTGTGAAGATGCCGGTGAATCTGGTGGATAAAGAAGAAAAGGTGAATCAGATCCGTATTTATTCCGGAGCAAAGTATGAGACAGTAAGCGAGGTAGAATCCGGTGGTGTCTGTGCGGTTACGGGACTGGTTTCTTCTTATATCGGACAGGGATTTGGTGTGGAAAAAGGTACAGCTGCCCCATTTTTAGAACCGGTTTTAACATATCAGATGATTTTGCCGGATGGAGCGGATACGACAAAGGTTCTCCGGGAGTTGAAACAATTAGAGGAGGAAGAACCACTTCTTAATATTGTATGGAATCCTGCATTAGAAGAAATTCATGTACAGTTAATGGGAGAAGTGCAGACAGAAATCTTAAAGACAATGATTGCGGAGCGTTTTCATTTAGATGTTGAGTTTGGTACGGGAAAGATTGTATATAAGGAAACGATAAAGAATCCTGTTGTGGGAGTCGGACATTACGAACCACTTCGTCATTATGCAGAAGTTCATCTTAAAATGGAGCCTCTTGAGGCCGGCGGCGGACTTGTTTTTGATGCAGATTGCAGTGAGGATGTTCTTGATAGAAACTGGCAGCGCCTGATTCTGACACATTTGCAGGAAAGAGAACATCCGGGAGTGCTTACCGGTTCGCCGATTACGGACATGAAGATAACGATTGTAGCAGGAAGGGCACATTTGAAACATACCGAGGGCGGTGACTTCCGTCAGGCAACTTACCGGGCTGTCAGACAGGGCTTAAAGTCTGCGGAAAGTATATTGCTAGAACCATGGTACTCTTTTGTTTTAGAAGTTCCGTCTGATCAAGTAGGCAGGGCGATGTCAGATATCGGGCAGATGAATGGAAGTTTTGAAGGTCCGGAGGCGGAGGATAAGCAGGGAATGGTGCGGCTTACCGGAACAGCACCAGCTTCGGAAATGCGTGATTATCAGCGGGAAGTCTGGACTTATACGAAGGGACGTGGACGAATCACATTCACTTTAAAAGGATATGAACCTTGTCATAATGCAGAAGAAGTAATAGAACAGATCGGCTATGACAGTGAGAGAGATATTGATAATCCAACCGGTTCTGTTTTCTGCGCACATGGTGCCGGATTTCTTGTAAAATGGGACGAAGTACCGGAATATATGCATATAAAAGAAGATTTTTTATCAGAAGGATCTGATGAGATATCAGAAGAAGAGCAGACGATAACAGGAAACACCCATTTTGGAAATAGTAGTTATTCCTCAGGATATGGAGATGATCCAGAACTCCTTGCAATCATGGAGAGAGAGTTTGGCTCCAAACAAAAAGAAAGAGATCGTTACAGCGGTTATCGTAAACAGACCGTGTCGGCACCAATGCCCCGGAAAACTGTTATAAAAGATACCGAACCGAAAAAAGAATATTTACTTGTAGATGGATATAATGTTATTTTTGCCTGGGAAGAATTAAATGAACTTGCCAAAGCAAGCATTGATGCTGCAAGAAATAAGCTGATGGATATTTTAAGTAACTATCAGGGATTTACAGGCTGTACATTGATTCTTGTTTTTGATGCATATAAAGTAAAAGGAAGTCAGGGAGAAGTGCAGAAATACCATAATATTTACGTTGTGTATACAAAAGAAGCAGAAACGGCGGATCAGTATATTGAAAAGACGACACATGAAATTGGCAGAAAGTATAAGGTCACAGTAGCGACTTCGGATGCTTTAGAGCAGGTTATTGTTATGGGGCAGGGCGCATACCGTATTTCTGCAAGAGATTTTTATGAAGAGGTAGAACGGACAGAAAAGCAGATTCGGGAGATAAATGGGCAGCAGCATGGTGAGAAAAGAAATTATCTTTTGGATTATGCAAAAGAAGAGGATGCAAAACATATGGAAGAAGTAAGGCTTGGGAAAAAGTTAGAGAAACTTGACAAAACCACTGTCAGCGACCCTGAGTAA
- a CDS encoding ABC transporter ATP-binding protein, whose product MLELQNISYMVDDDKEILRDINLAFDEKFVAITGPNGSGKSTLAKIIAGILKPTSGKILLDGEDITDLNITERAKKGISYAFQQPVKFKGLKVKDLMSIASGKTLDIAGICDILSQVGLCARDYINRELNGSLSGGELKRIEIAMIKARATKLSVFDEPEAGIDLWSFNSLIHVFEDLHEKTDGTILIISHQERILEIADRIIVINDGLVEKSGKGEEVIPELLYKSSMCQKLNRD is encoded by the coding sequence ATGCTTGAATTACAAAATATCAGCTATATGGTTGATGATGATAAAGAGATTTTAAGAGATATTAATCTTGCATTTGATGAGAAGTTTGTTGCGATTACAGGACCAAACGGAAGTGGAAAGTCCACTCTTGCAAAGATTATCGCCGGCATCTTAAAACCAACATCCGGTAAGATTTTATTAGATGGTGAGGACATTACAGACCTGAATATTACAGAAAGGGCAAAGAAAGGGATTAGCTATGCTTTCCAGCAGCCTGTAAAGTTTAAAGGATTAAAAGTAAAAGATTTAATGAGCATTGCCTCTGGAAAGACATTAGATATTGCCGGAATCTGTGATATTCTTTCTCAGGTAGGATTATGTGCAAGAGATTATATTAACAGAGAACTGAATGGCAGTCTTTCAGGCGGTGAGCTTAAACGTATAGAGATTGCTATGATCAAGGCGAGAGCAACAAAGCTTTCCGTATTCGATGAACCAGAAGCAGGAATTGATCTGTGGAGCTTTAACAGCCTTATTCATGTATTTGAAGATCTTCATGAGAAGACAGACGGTACGATCCTGATCATTTCCCATCAGGAAAGAATTCTTGAAATTGCAGACAGAATCATTGTAATTAATGACGGACTTGTAGAAAAGAGTGGAAAAGGAGAAGAGGTTATTCCGGAACTCCTTTACAAATCAAGTATGTGTCAGAAATTAAACAGAGATTAG
- a CDS encoding SufB/SufD family protein: MDLIQKELLEEIADLHGVPAGAYNIRANGAAAARNTTANIDIVSKEDKPGIDIIIKPGTKKESVHIPVVISQTGLTDLVYNDFHIGDDCDVTIVAGCGIHNSGDGLSQHDGIHEFFVGKNSKIRYVEKHYGNGDGKGGKVMNPKTIIHLDENAYFYMDTVQIKGIDSTMRETEADLKDGAKLEISEKLMTHGEQKAETQFAVDLDGEGSSANVVSRSVARNDSYQMFRAKISGNNACAGHSECDAIIMDNAKVRAIPELEANNLDAELIHEAAIGKIAGEQLIKLMTLGLTEEEAEEMIISGFLK, encoded by the coding sequence ATGGATTTAATACAGAAAGAATTATTAGAAGAGATTGCAGATCTTCATGGAGTACCGGCTGGAGCATATAATATTCGTGCAAATGGAGCTGCTGCTGCAAGAAATACGACAGCGAACATTGATATTGTTTCTAAAGAAGATAAACCGGGAATCGACATTATCATCAAGCCGGGAACAAAGAAGGAAAGCGTGCATATTCCGGTTGTAATCAGTCAGACAGGGCTTACCGACCTTGTTTATAATGATTTCCATATTGGTGATGATTGTGATGTGACGATCGTAGCAGGCTGCGGAATTCATAACAGTGGTGACGGACTTTCACAGCATGATGGTATTCATGAATTTTTTGTTGGAAAGAATTCTAAGATTCGTTATGTGGAGAAGCATTATGGTAATGGTGACGGCAAAGGCGGTAAGGTGATGAATCCAAAGACGATCATTCATCTTGACGAGAATGCATATTTTTATATGGATACCGTACAGATTAAGGGAATTGACAGCACAATGCGTGAGACAGAAGCCGATTTAAAAGACGGAGCAAAGCTTGAGATTTCCGAGAAGCTTATGACACATGGAGAGCAGAAAGCAGAAACACAGTTTGCAGTGGACTTAGACGGTGAGGGAAGCAGTGCGAACGTTGTATCCCGTTCCGTTGCACGTAATGATTCTTATCAGATGTTCCGCGCGAAGATCTCAGGTAATAATGCCTGTGCCGGACATAGCGAATGTGATGCGATCATCATGGATAACGCAAAGGTTCGTGCGATTCCTGAATTAGAGGCGAATAATCTGGATGCAGAACTGATCCATGAGGCAGCAATCGGTAAGATTGCAGGAGAACAGCTTATTAAACTTATGACATTAGGACTGACAGAAGAAGAAGCAGAAGAAATGATCATTTCCGGATTCTTAAAATAG
- a CDS encoding metal-sensing transcriptional repressor has product MRQCMDMDNLHKRLKRVEGQIKAIDRMIEQDVPCEDIIIQINAAKTALHKIGQVVLEGHLNHCVKDGIAHGDAEKTIADFAKAVEYFSRL; this is encoded by the coding sequence ATGAGACAATGTATGGATATGGATAATTTACATAAAAGATTAAAAAGAGTAGAGGGGCAGATCAAGGCAATTGACCGTATGATCGAGCAGGATGTTCCATGCGAGGATATTATTATACAGATTAATGCAGCGAAAACTGCCCTGCATAAGATTGGGCAGGTAGTATTAGAAGGGCATTTAAATCATTGTGTAAAAGACGGAATTGCACATGGCGATGCAGAGAAAACGATCGCAGATTTTGCAAAGGCTGTAGAATATTTTTCAAGATTATAA
- a CDS encoding TetR family transcriptional regulator, translating into MNGTKGKMAEAFKELVCKKSFQKITISDIAKESAMTRENFYYHFRDKYDIMHWIFEQEIVEKLPSEEESFEIWFHTLFINTCEDYKYYRKLIKNLSVEEVRSDLYKLFEHRVRLMIEECLDDSVWNLRKEKEDFTVTFFTEAFLGFYINYIREHEEINLQLLQMEIKFLFDKFLSTVRITKE; encoded by the coding sequence ATGAACGGAACGAAAGGAAAAATGGCAGAGGCATTTAAGGAGCTTGTGTGTAAGAAGTCATTTCAGAAGATTACGATAAGCGATATCGCAAAAGAGAGCGCCATGACCAGAGAAAACTTTTATTATCATTTCCGGGATAAATATGACATCATGCACTGGATTTTTGAACAGGAGATCGTAGAAAAACTTCCGTCAGAAGAGGAATCGTTTGAAATATGGTTTCATACATTATTTATAAACACATGTGAGGATTACAAATATTACAGAAAGTTGATAAAGAATCTGAGTGTAGAGGAAGTACGCAGTGACTTATACAAACTATTTGAACACAGAGTACGTCTTATGATCGAAGAGTGTCTGGACGATTCCGTCTGGAATCTACGTAAGGAGAAGGAAGATTTTACAGTAACATTTTTTACGGAGGCTTTTCTTGGATTTTATATCAATTACATCAGGGAGCATGAGGAAATCAATCTTCAGTTACTCCAAATGGAAATAAAGTTTCTCTTTGATAAATTTCTTTCAACCGTAAGAATTACGAAAGAGTAA
- a CDS encoding MIP/aquaporin family protein, whose translation MTNVIIGEFVGTILLVLLGDGVCANVTLNNSGFKAAGALFIALGWGLAVCLPAAAFSGICPASYNPALTIALFADGTLAAADGYTIAVIIEMIIAEMAGGFIGAVLVWVAFKPQFDASSDLGDSLRGIFCTAPGVRNIPYNILQEAIATFWLVFAIKAACGAFDLGTFGVFLVIVSCGTSFGGLTGYALNAARDTAPRLAFSILPIKGKGDADWAYGLTAPLIGPVIGALVAVALYAALPL comes from the coding sequence ATGACTAACGTAATTATTGGTGAATTTGTCGGAACCATTTTACTTGTATTATTAGGTGATGGTGTTTGTGCCAACGTTACACTGAACAATTCTGGATTTAAAGCAGCAGGCGCTCTGTTTATAGCACTTGGCTGGGGTCTTGCAGTTTGTCTCCCAGCAGCAGCATTCAGCGGCATCTGTCCAGCATCTTATAACCCTGCACTGACAATCGCTTTGTTCGCAGACGGAACATTAGCAGCAGCAGATGGCTACACAATCGCAGTTATTATCGAAATGATTATCGCTGAGATGGCTGGTGGTTTCATCGGTGCAGTATTAGTATGGGTAGCATTTAAACCTCAGTTTGATGCATCTTCAGATTTAGGTGATAGCCTTAGAGGTATATTCTGTACAGCTCCTGGCGTAAGAAATATCCCTTACAACATTCTTCAGGAAGCAATTGCAACATTCTGGTTAGTATTCGCTATTAAAGCAGCTTGTGGCGCATTTGATCTTGGAACATTTGGTGTATTCTTAGTAATCGTTTCTTGTGGTACATCTTTTGGTGGTCTTACAGGATACGCTCTGAACGCAGCCAGAGATACAGCTCCTCGTTTAGCATTCTCTATCTTACCTATTAAGGGTAAAGGTGATGCTGACTGGGCTTACGGTTTAACAGCTCCATTAATCGGACCTGTAATCGGTGCATTAGTAGCTGTAGCTCTTTACGCTGCATTACCATTATAG
- a CDS encoding adenosylcobinamide amidohydrolase: MKLYEFPNGDTIHKYKKSIVILFKGQRNVLSTGPNNGGFTTDLSAVFNNDANPGSGMGIKLRADTYREHMDILAEEDLGLDSSACSGLLTAASMENAAISTLSYEDFSVTAITTAGVRSNGGRIGDPASWHEKSESSFDDTTPTGTINILLYINADLKKEAMASALVSCAEAKAAAMQELLISSRYSCGIATGTGTDGVIIIANAESNTHLTNAGKHSKLGELIGRTVITSIKEALRLQQGITTHSQHDIIRRMERFGVSEDALWDCYKETYRNLIRAEFTEILDHIRTEDRLVTYSSLYAHLLDQLSWGLLSFAECRIAAGNLLKLADLHPNPDYGSENIVQNYILAIAERIYHESVRPKQK, from the coding sequence TTGAAACTTTATGAATTTCCAAATGGAGATACCATACATAAATACAAGAAGTCTATTGTTATTCTTTTTAAAGGACAACGAAATGTCCTGAGTACCGGTCCAAATAATGGAGGATTTACAACAGATTTATCTGCTGTTTTTAATAATGATGCCAATCCCGGTTCCGGTATGGGGATTAAACTTCGGGCAGATACTTATCGGGAGCACATGGATATTTTGGCAGAGGAAGACTTAGGACTTGATTCTTCTGCCTGTTCCGGTCTTCTGACTGCTGCAAGCATGGAGAACGCTGCTATTTCTACACTCTCCTATGAAGACTTTTCCGTCACAGCTATTACTACTGCAGGTGTACGAAGTAACGGAGGTCGTATCGGAGATCCGGCTTCCTGGCATGAAAAGTCAGAAAGTTCCTTTGACGATACTACTCCAACCGGCACCATCAATATTCTTCTTTACATTAATGCCGATCTGAAAAAAGAAGCGATGGCTTCTGCTCTCGTCTCCTGTGCAGAAGCGAAGGCTGCTGCTATGCAGGAGCTTTTAATTTCCAGCCGATATTCCTGCGGAATTGCTACCGGAACCGGTACAGACGGTGTCATCATTATAGCGAATGCCGAATCAAACACTCATCTTACGAATGCCGGAAAGCACAGTAAGCTTGGAGAATTAATTGGACGTACTGTAATTACCTCTATCAAAGAAGCACTCAGGCTCCAGCAGGGAATCACTACACACTCACAGCATGATATTATTCGACGTATGGAACGTTTCGGAGTGTCTGAAGATGCATTATGGGACTGTTACAAAGAGACCTATCGTAATCTGATCCGAGCGGAATTTACCGAAATACTTGACCATATCAGAACAGAAGACCGTCTTGTAACATATTCTTCACTTTATGCACATTTACTCGATCAGCTAAGCTGGGGGCTTCTCTCCTTTGCTGAATGTCGGATTGCCGCCGGCAACTTATTAAAGCTTGCTGATTTACATCCGAATCCTGATTATGGAAGTGAAAATATCGTACAAAATTACATTCTTGCAATAGCAGAACGAATCTATCATGAATCTGTTCGTCCAAAGCAAAAATAA